A region of the Meles meles chromosome 18, mMelMel3.1 paternal haplotype, whole genome shotgun sequence genome:
tataaacatttgggtgcacgtgccccttcggatcactatgtttgtatctttagggtaaatacccagtagtgccattgctgggtcatagggtagctctattttcaacattttgaggaacctccatgctgttttccagagtgactgcaccagcttgcattcccaccaacagtgtaggagggttcccctttctctgcatcctcgccagcatctgtatAACAACTCCATTCTTTCTCACTCATCCCCCAACCAGTTCATCAGCAAATACCTTCAGTTGTCAAAACAGATTTGGAAATCACCCTGGTCTCTGAGGGCACCATCATCTCATCTGGATTATTGCAGTAGTTTCCTAATTGGTTTCCCTGATGACAGCCCTACCCACCAACAGTAAAACATCCACAGAGCAGccagaataatcttttaaaaatgaaagttatttcATGTCTGTACTTAAGACATCTcctgtgtaggggcacctgggtggctcagtgggataagcgcctgccttcagctcaggccatgatcccagggtcctgggattaagccccgcatcgggctctctgctcagtgaggcatctgcttctccttctccctctgcctgctgctccccctgcttgtgtgtgcgctctctctctctctctctctctctctctgtcaaataaataaaaatcttaaaaaataaaacaaccctgTGGTTTTCTAAGTAAAATCCAAGGCTTTTCCCCAAGACCTCCAATTCTTTGATCTGGCCCCACCTCCTTTCTgaccttacttcttttttttttttaagattttatttatttattagacagagagatcacaagtaggcagaaaggcaggcagagggagaggaggaagcaggctccctgctgagcagagagccagatgccaggctggatcccaggaccctgggatcatgacctgagccaaaggcagaggcttaacccactgagccacccaggcaccctctgacCTTACTTCTTACCATTTCCCATTATCTGATTCAGCCCTGCTGGCTTTCTGCCCCAGAACCTTTGAACTGGCTGTTCCTCTGTCTGGTTCTCTTTCCCTAATTCTCTTCCTTTAGGTCTTTACTGTTTCCCTGGACAACCTCATCTAAAATAGcattcccttccctccactgtagtcccctttgttttatttttcttcgtAGCACTTATCATCACTAGATGTTACAGATTTATTTACTGACTTGCTGActttattgttatatatttatttataactttcaCCACCCTATCCCAAAACACACAGgaatctcccatccaagtactaaccaggcccaaccctgcttagcttccgagatcagacgagatggggcacgttcagggtggtatggccgtagacaacACACAGGAATCTAAGCTCTAGGGCAGccctttgttttgttcactggttGATCCCTTGTACCTAGAACCATCCCTGATCATGGGAGACACtaaattaatatttactgaataaaaatgACTCTTGGTTCACACTCTGGGCTGCTCCCTGGATGAAACCTGAAACTGGTCCTTGTACACAGAGGGCAAGAGAGGATGGAAGAAAGAAGCAGACGATTCCAGATTGGTAGGTGGTGGGTTTAATAAGCAGGCGGAGTGACATAGGAGACTCATCCTGGGCAGCTGTGAGACAAGTGGATCTCTGCACTTGTCCACCAGAATCCTAAAAGCTTATATAGAAGCCTTCCTTAGGTTCAGTCACATACAAtgtccagatggtctcaacaacaTTGCTCCCGCGGTGGGGATATTCTGACAGAGGAGGGGTCAAGGAACTTACACTTGCCTAAGTCCAGCTTGAGTGTCAGCTGGCAGCCAGGTTTTCTTGATGATCTCTTCCAGCAGTGATTCTGCGTGGGAGTGTGCTCCGATGTTTCAAGGTACTCCCTGAGAGTCTGCAGTTTGATTCTTTATTTTgggttctctttttatttttttttaacttttaaaaatattttatttatttatttgacagagatcacaagtaggcagagaggcaggcagtgagagaggaagggaagcaggctcctcgccaagcagagagcccgactctgggcttgatcccaggaccctgagaccacgacccaagccgaaggcagaggctccaacccactgagccacccaggcgcccctgggttctctttttaaaaatccaacctaagggggcgcctgggtggggggacacctctttattttatttactttttaagattttatttttttttattatgttcagttagccaacatataatacatcattaggtctttacttttgtttctttttcatcattagttttttttaaaaagattatttatttatttatttgacagagggagagagggatcagaaaagtaggcagagaggcaggcagagaggggggtgggggaagcaggctccctgctgagcagagagcctgatttggggctcgatcccaggaccctgagatcatgacctgagctgaaggcagaggcttaacccactgagccacccaggagcccctcatcattagtttttttttttttttttttaaataatttatttatttatttgacagacagagatcacaagtaggcagagaggcagagagagaggaggaaacaggcttcccgcagagcagagagcccgatgtggggctcgatcccaggaccctgggatcatgacctgagccgaaggcagaggctttaacctactgagccacccaggcgccctcatcattagtttttgatgtagtgttcaatgattcattatttgcgtataacacccagtgctcatcacaacacatgttaagattttatttttaagtactctacacccgatgtggggcttgaacttacaatcgtgagatcaagtgttgcatgctctacagactggGCCAGCCACGCACCCCTTGGGACACCTTtttaaggtgcctgggtggctcagtcgattaagcatctgcctttagctcaagtcatgatcctggggttctgggatagagccccatgtctggttccctgctcagcagggaccttgcttctcccattccctctgcccttcccccttgcttgtgctgcctctctgtctgtctctctcaaataaataaataaaatctttttttaaaaaatcatttttgggtcacctgggtggctcagtcgttaagtgtctgccttcagctcaggtcatgatcccagggttctgggatcgagcccctcattgggctccctgctcagcaggaagcctgtttctccctctcccacacgccctgcttgtgttccctctctccgtgtctccctgtcaaataaataaataataaaagcaaagactttttttaaaaaatcatttttgcttttttttttttttttaagattttattcacttatttgacagagagacagcaagagagggaatacaagtagggagagtgggagagggaaaagcaggcttcctgctctgcagggagctcaATGCTGTGCcggatcccaggatactgggatcatgactccagctgaaggcagacgcttaacaactgagccacccagtcgccctaaataaataaaatctttaaaaatatacaaaatgaacCCACATAGTTATGAAAACAAGCATTGTTTAGTTTGGGAAAATGATAGCACATTACTGCAATCTTGGAAATTGGTTTCCCTCCCTTTTGAGACCTTTGTGGACACTTTATCTGAAATATCTCCCGATGGCATCCTAGCTTCCTCCCCCCACGGAGACTACCAGTTCCAACCTTTCGGGCCCCATTAGCTTCACAGTAAACCCTTGCCTCTAGGTCTCCCTACCTCCTCCCCTTTTCTCCTGTCTGGAGACCACCCTCTGGCAACCCTACTGGGCTGCCAGGCAgagctctcctcctctctctctctcaaactggTTCTGGGTGGTGTGGAGAACTCCGGAGCCACAAGACCTTCGTTATAATGTTCCTGGAACACAGAGGGCTTCAATTTCCCCAGCTGTGCAATGAGGACTCGGACAGAATGGTCCTTCCACAGGAGGATCCTCAAACTGGGAGGGCGCCAGGAGGGTTGCGGGGGACTCTGAGTCCTGACTTCGGTGCCACCCTGTGACTCCCATTTCTGTAATTTATTAAGAGGAAAGCCAGGTGTTAGTTCTGCCTTTGCCGCTGTCCTGGGTAACCTGGCTGAAGCCATCCTCCTCTCTTAATGTCTAAAGAGCATTCACAAAACCCTTTCAGGACCGCCTAGCCCTCCACGGTCCAGACCCCCGGCGGCTGGAATCTGGAAATAAGGCTTCACCCACCTACTCAACCCCGactccggccccgccccctcggCAGGACTCGCCCCACGCCGTACAAAGTCTCGCGACATCCCGAACAGAGCAGAGACTTTGGCCTTTCCGCCGTTCCGTAGCTCGGACACGCAGCTGCTCAACTAGTATTTCCGGGTCGCATCCTGGTGAGCCTCCGCGGCGGCGCTCGCGGAACCTAAGCCCAGAGGTCTCAGTAAGTAGGGGACCGACCCGAGCCTGAGCGTTTTCCTCTAGTCCCCTCCTTCGAGTTTCTGAAGACCCGGGTACAGCCTGGCAGGAGGGCCCGCGATTTCTGGATCCCCATGACTCAGGGGCTCTTGTCCAGCCTAGTTTCCCCGGATTGCGATTCAGTTCAGCGACTTCACTGCTGCGTTTGAGAAATGTGGAAAGCGCGGCTTAGCACATAGACCCGAGGCGCCGTGTACCAGGCCCCGTGCCTTCCCCCGGTTTCCTTTGGATCAGCACAGACCCCCGTCCCTGCGCCAGGTCCCCTCCCTTGGGTCCAAGGCCCCACTTTTCAGCGTCAGCCACATAACCCCTCATCACCCACGCCTCGTCTCCCTGGCTGTCCGCAGGCCTGGGCAGCATGGCCGTATTCCGGTCGGGCCTCCTGGTGCTGACGACGCCCTTGGCCTCCCTGGCCCCTCGCCTGGCCCCCATCCTGACCTCGGCGGCCCGGCTGGTGAATCACACGCTCTATGTACACCTGCAGCCCGGCATGAGTCTGGGGGCCCCAGCTCAGCCCCAATCCAGCCTCGTGCCGGCCACGTTTGAGGTCTTGGATTTCATCACACACCTCTACGCTGGCGCCGACGTCCACAGGCACCTGGACGTCAGAGTCCTGCTGACCAATATCGGAGCCAAGAGcgcctttctccctcccctgtccGGTTCAGTCCAGAACCTGGCCCACCCACCGGAAGTGGTGCTGACTGACTTCCAGACCCTGGACGGAAGCCAGTACAACCCGGTCAAGCAACAGCTAGAGCGTTATGCCACCAGCTGCTATAGTTGTTGTCCCCAACTGGCTTCAGTGCTGCTATACCCCGATTATGGGCCGGGAGAGCTGCCTGTGGAGTCCCTGGATGTCCCCTTACCCTCCACCATCAGGCCAGCCTCCCCCGTGGCCAGGTCTCCAAAGCAGCCAGTGCGTGGCTACCACCGTGGGGCTGTGGGTGGCACATTTGACCGCCTGCACAATGCTCACAAGGTGTTGCTCAGCGTCGCGTGCATCCTGGCCCAGGAGCAGCTTGTGGTGGGAGTAGCAGACAAAGACCTGTTGAAGAGTGAGTGAGACCAACCCTGGAATAGAGCAGGGGAAGGCCCTCAGAACTCCTTAACCTTGCCCCCAGTTCATGATTGAGGAACAGGGGGGCCCTCCTTTACTTCCCACTGTTCCCAGATGTCACAGTGACTGGCATCCAGTTGGTGCTAAGGAAATGATGTTAAATGAGTAAGTGCAGCTTTCTCAGTGTGGTCTAGTCACCACTCAAATCAGAATTCCCCAAATGTGGAGCCAAGGAGTCTGCACTTTGAAGAAGTTCTCCGGGTGATGAACCCCACAGATTGAGACCCTGGCAATAAATGGATGAGTGGGTTCTAGGTAGTTGTgccagagacacagtgagaggggacTTGTGGTTGGGTGGGTCTTGGAATTCTCCATCTGACTCTGATGCTGGCACGGCTGGTTCTCCGGGCACAGGCCGGTGCCTACCGTGACTGTTGTACTTGGCGGCTGCCCCCTCTTGGTAGCTCCCCTGACACAGACCACTTCCCAGCTTAGCCCTTTCTTCCTGCCACCCACCCCTTTCCGGAGATTGGATGCTTAGGGACAGTCTTCCCCAAACTTGCTTATACTTTTCCTCCCCAATAAAAAGATCTCCCTGTTTTTTTGGGCTCCTTCCCCAGGCAAGTTGCTCCCTGAGCTGCTCCAACCCTATGCAGAGCGTGTGGAACATCTGAGTGAGTTCCTGGTGGACATCAAGCCCTCCTTGACTTTTGATATCATCCCCCTGCTGGACCCCTATGGGCCCGCTGGCTCTGACCCCTCCTTGGAGTTCCTGGTGGTCAGCGAGGAGACCTATCGTGGGGGGATGGCCGTCAACCGCTTCCGCCTTGAGAATGTAACCCCTGGGGGAGACTGGCAGAGGGAGTGGATGGGGCTGGGGAAGGCCATGTGGGGGACTGCTGGAAGTACCACAGCCctagaggagggaagagagggttTAGGGTGGTGAGGAAGAGGCAAGAAGGAAACGGTTCCCAGCTTGCTCTTGGCTGCAGGCTCTACCTCTGGAATATGTAGGGGAGgatatggggggtgggggacaactCGAGTGTCACTggccctccttctctctccttaccTCTCCTCTTGTACTGCAGGACCTGGAGGAGCTTGCCTTATACCAGATCCAGCTGCTGAAGGACCAAAGccacaaggaaaatgaagaagataAAGTCAGCTCCTCTAGCTTCCGCCATCGAATGCTGGGAAACCTGCTTCGGCCTCCATATGTATGCCTaccctcccactctctcccctCTTGGGTGGGCTGGAAATGCTGGAGAGTAAAGACTGAAGAATTCAGTCCCAAGGATGAGTCCGAAGACCCTAGTAACTGGGGttccctctcctccacctccaGAAGAGGCCAGAGCTCCCCAAACAACTCTACGTGATTGGGCTGACGGGCATCAGTGGCTCCGGGAAGAGCTCAGTAGCTCAGCGGCTTAAGGGCCTGGGGGCATTTGTCATTGACAGTGACCAGCTGGGCCATCGGGCCTATGCCCCAGGTGGTCCTGCCTACCAGCCTGTTGTGGAGGCCTTCGGAACAGGTAATACCTGGGGAGGGCTGCAAGTGGCCTGAAGTGAGGAGTCAGCCCGGCCTCCTTGCCCAGCCCCGTGTCTCTCTTGTCCAGATATTCTCCATAAAGATGGCATTATCAACAGGAAGGTCCTAGGCAGCCGGGTGTTTGGGAACAAGGTAAACATACTCCTCTTCAAGGGTTTCTCGGCTGCTACTAGACGCAGAGGTTGGGAGCCAGTGGACCTCTCTGCTCTGGTCCAGAGTGCCACTTTCCACTCACCTGTTCCCAGTCACCTCCCTCGGGCTGGCTCCGTCTCTGAGGGAAGGTCAACTGTCTGCTTCCTCTGTTCTCCTCCTCAGAAGCAGCTGAAGATGCTCACGGATATCATGTGGCCAGTTATCGCAAAGCTGGCGCGAGCGGAGATGGAGCAGGCTGTGGCTGAGGGTGAGTGGAGGGATAAGGGGAGCAGCCAAGGGGGACATCAGGCCAGCTCTCCTCCTGGGAGCTTCCCCGCCCCAAGGCAGACCCTCCACTGTCCTTGGGACTGGGCCTCACTGGCTCTGTTGGTAAGTGGCGGCACGCTGCCAGCAGTGACTGGGGTCTCCCCACAGGAAAGCACGTGTGTGTGATCGATGCTGCTATGCTGCTTGAAGCCGGCTGGCAGGACATGGTGCACGAGGTGTGGACCGTTGTCATTCCCGAGACTGAGGTATCTGGACCCCATCTCCCACCCTGTCCCCACTGCAGGCTGCAGCCTGCTCTGAGCTAGTGGGCTGACCTATGCCTTGTCTGTGTCAAGGCCATAAGACGCATCGTGGAAAGGGATGGTCTAAGTGAGGCTGCAGCTCAAAGCCGGTTGCAGAGCCAGATGAGTGGGCAGCAGCTCGTGGACCGGAGCCACGTGGTGCTGAGCACCTTATGGGAACCGCATGTCACCCAACGCCAGGTTggtgctgagggaagggctggGTTGTGGGGAGGTGGTCTCTGCTGGGTGCCTGCCTGACCCTGTCCTCTCTTCTCCAAACCTTCTGGCCTGCTCAAAGGTGGAGAAAGCCTGGGCCCTCTTGCAGAAGCGCATCCCCCAGACGCTGTGAGGCCCGTGGCTGACATGGACTTCTCTGTGGGGCCAGAGTGGCCCTTGGAGCTGCCCAGAGATTCAGTGGTGAGGAGGAGTGGGGGCCTCCGTGCTCATCCTGGTTGGGCCTAGAGGGCTCTGAGCCAAACTGAGGAGCGCAGGGCCGGGCCTGCTGGACGTGCGGAGCCTTACACAGCTTGCTGGCTGGCCTTTGGCCATCACTGAGGATGTGGCACTTGGGGGAGCAGGCCTCTCTGGCATTCTGTGCCCACTCTTGCCCACAGCGTGTGATATCCATGGCCGACTGTGGCCAGGGCAAACACTGGAACTTGTAACAATTAAAGATGAATGTTGCCGGGTGCTGCCTGTGTGGTGTCTTCTTCCTGGCCGGATGCCTCTGGGTATCTTGGGGAGCCTTGAGCTGGAACCTGGGAGTGCAGTGGTTAAGAGCTTGGCTTTTGAAGCTAGCCAGACAGAGGTCAGCCTTGGTTCTATCACTGATAGCGGTCTGTTTTGCAAGAAGCTACAGACTTTCGAGGTTCCTCGGTTTCCCCGTCTGTAAAGTAGCATAACTTGGCTAACAGACTCTGACAGTGTCTTCCACTGGTCTCCTGCCAGATGCCTGGCTGGTTTTGGAAAACAGTACTTTAAGAACCCCGGCGGGGCCTCTGCCCTCACGGGGCTGGAGCTGGCAGCCAGGCGGTGTCGACCCAGGTGGCTAAGCCTGCACCTTCAGGGCCGCCTGCAGGGCGGGGCTGGGACACGCGCCCTGAGAGCCGCCTGGGCTCGCACAGCGCGTGCACACGACTGTCGGTGACACTGGACGAGCCTTTTGAGGagaccccattttacagaatgaTTCATGTCGCGTTAGCAGAAACACTACCCGTTTCCGCTCCGACGCCAGCGTCTTTGGTACACGGTTTCGGTGTTTCTGGGCCGCGCATGCGCTCGCCCCACCCGCCCCGCCCTCCGCCTCGCGTTCTTGGGTTGGTGGGTTTGGGTCACGTGGATGCGCCTCGCCCCTTCCTCGCGACAGGGGGCCCGCCCGCGGGCTGGTTTCCGGTTTGGTGGGTCGGAGATGACTGAGCCGGGCGCCTCTCCGGACGACCCCTGGGTCAAGGCAAGCCCCGCGGGCGCGCACGCCGGCGAGGGGAGGGCGGGTCGGGCTCGTGCACGTGGGGGGGCCGGAAGACGAGGGGATTCCTTACAGTCCCCAAAGGTCCCCCCGCCCTCCGGGCCCCGGGGCTGCAGAGAAGACAGCTCTCACCCCGCGCGTGCCAAGGTGGGGAGACAAGTGACGCGTGGGTACACGAGTGTGTGGGGGGGCAGGGTTTGGGGGCTGGAGAGGTGCTGGAGCGTGGGTAGGGGAGGCGCTCCCATGGCCTATCCGCTCTTAGGTCCCGGGGCAGTCCTGCAATCGCCTGCGCACCCCAggggaagagtgtgtgtgtgtgtgtgcgcgcgctcgCGCGCGCGTGCATCCCGAAATTGCCTGCGTACCTTGGGGGTTGGGTGTGGGtaggatatatgtgtgtgtgcgcgcgcgcggaGTGAAAGGAGGTGCGgtccctgggcccaggtctgATGAGCTTCCTTTGCTTGGTGCTGCAGGTGGAATACGCCTACAGCGACAACAGTCTGGACCCCGGTGAGTGCCTCCCCActgtctcctgctccctcacGACGCTCCCGCTGCAGCCCTATAGATTCCCATGGCCTTGCCAGCCACACCTGAGCACAGTCCACTGTCCCTGAGCCGAGTTCCTGCCCTGAGACAGGGAGGAGCTGCAGGACCGGGGCAGGAAGCATAAGGGTACACCTGGTTCCCTCTGCTCTGAAGCAGGGAAGTGATGACAGTAGTGATAGCTGGCCGCGCTCTCACCCTCCTTGTGCCCAGATGCCATTTTGTGAACCAGTGGTACCATTTCAGGCCCATGGAGTAGCGTGGACATCAGGGACAGGAGCACTGCAGCTTGGCACAAACAGGAAAAGGGTGCCCTAGTATGAGTGGCTTTGGGGTTGAAAGGGAGAGGTCAGATTTAAGGATCAGGAAGCCACTGTACTCACAGGTTTCTCAGGGTCTAATAGTGTTCCCCTGCCTTACCTCTTAGTGATTGGGACCTCTCTTTTCCAGGGCTTTTTGTAGAAAGTACCCGAAAGGGGAGTGTAGTGTCCAGAGCTAATAGCATCGGTTCCACCAGTGCCTCTTCCGTCCCCAATACAGGTAGGCAGCAACATGCCCCGACCTGGGGGGACTCAGTTACACCATCATTTTAGTGTATTTCCCAGACAGGAAGCTCCAGTCACCCACATGGGGGTGCTGGAGGCCTAGTGATAGACACAGGCTCTCACTGTCTCGCACCTCATCTAGGACCTTAGCTTGTTCTGTACATTCGCTGTGTCTAGGCACCAGTTTTTTCTTTCACGGTGGGTGAGCTGGGCCCCACTGGGCCTCAAAATGACCTCTTCCCGCCCCCAACTTTGAGCGTAGATGACGAGGACAGCGATTACCACCAGGAGTCCTACAAGGAGTCCTACAAGGACCGGCGGCGGCGAGCACACACGCAGGCTGAGCAGAAGAGGAGAGACGCCATCAAGGTGACTGGGGGGCCCGCAGCTCGGCCAGCACAGGAAGGCCCATTACGTTTGATTCACTCTGCCCCGACCTCATCAAGACAGCCCCAGGCATCCTTGTGGGCAGCTAATCTGGTCTCTGGATGGGAACACCTCCCTCCTTCCAGCACCCCCACCTGTTTGAGTTTCGAGCATGGAACTCAGTTCTTGAGGAGAAAGCTTGGTGCGAGTTTGCCTTAATCCGCAGAGTTAAAGGAAGCCTTGTTTCCCCTGATGTCTCCACAGAGAGGCTATGATGACCTTCAGACAATCGTCCCCACTTGCCAGCAGCAGGACTTCTCCATTGGTTCCCAAAAGCTCAGCAAAGCCATCGTTCTACAGAAGAGTATGACCAGGGAGAGCCCTGGGAGTGGTTGGGGCCAGCAGGGTAGTGAAGAGGCCAGAGAATTCTACCCACTCTCGGCctggccctggggggggggggggggcagtggttatgggggaggtggggagtgagATGGGGGGAAAGTGAGACAAAGTCAGCCTTGTCCTTCTGGTTGAGACTCCTctgtgcccacccccacccaccccagccatTGACTACATCCAGTTTTTGCacaaggagaagaaaaagcaggaggaggaagtgTCCATGCTACGCAAGGACGTCACGGCCCTGAAGATCATGAAAGTGTAAGGGCGACACGGAGCTGGGGGAGCCAGGGCTTCTGAGGGGACTCGGCCAGACCTCAGTTCATACCTTCCTCTCATTCAAAGGCCACATCAGATACTACGGGCCAGATAATCTCTCACTCCCTCAGGTGGCCGCTTGGAGGCCGGCCTCTGTACCCCAGTGTCCCTGACGCACAGCACGTTCTCGAAGTGCCTGTGGGCTTCATGACgggaagggtggggagaggggccacCATTTCTGTCCCCAAGCAGTGTCTGGCTGATGTGGACTACCTCGCAGCAGCTCTCCAGGAGCTTCCTGGGGGAGAACCTCGGCACCTGAGCCCTGTTCACTCCTCGCTTTCAGGAACTACGAGCAGATTGTGAAGGCACACCAGGACAACCCCCATGAGGGGGAAGACCAGGTCTCTGACCAGGTCAAGTTCAATGTGTTTCAAGGCATCATGGACTCCCTGTTCCAGTCCTTCAATGCCTCCATCTCCGTGGCCAGCTTCCAGGAGCTTTCAGCCTGTGTCTTCAGCTGGATTGAGGAGCACTGTAAGCCTCAGGTACGGAGTAGCCGTGatcgtggggtggggggagtgttcTCCCCTCCTCCGGGCAAAGTGGCCCAAGTCCGAATTTGTCCAGAGGAGGAGGGCAGCAGCTTTCAGGTTTCTTAGGGGgtgtctccctcctctccttcttagCCCAGATTTTCCTATAAGGTTTCATTTGGCAGGACTGATTGGGCACTTAAGTCCCATGGGCCTAACTCTGGCCCTTCTCAGCCCACCTGTGGCTGCCCAGTACGTCACCCTCACTGCGGCAGCAGATTTGCAGCAGATTCACTCGGCCCATCTGGAAGATTGCTGGCCGCCACCCCCAGGCCCCCGGGAGTAGTCTGCCCGGGGCTTGTGTTCTTTGTAAGGGGACAGCGGGGCAGCGTATGAATGCCCTTGCGGAGTCTTGTGCTCCTGAGGCCTCGTTGCCTTTTCTGAGGCTTGACTTGCATCCAGAGAGTCCCACTTTTTTGTTTCCTGGCATCTTCTGGGAACACTTGTAGCATACTATGTCCCGAACACTCCCAAGCCCACACTTAAATGCTACCGTTTCCATTTCTTGCATTTGCTTTTCCACATAGCCAGCCATGCCTTCATCGCTTTCCCTATCCTCTCGCAGGGACATTTCAGAGTAAACTGCAGACAGCAGTGCGGCCCAGGGGCTTTTTCTGTTGAATTCTAAAGAGCACGCCTTGTGTAGGCACAAGGTCCCCTAGACGGAGCTCTGTCCTTGCCTGAGCGTCACCCatgtctccctctgctgcccccaccAGACCCTCCGGGAGATCGTGATTGGTGTCCTGCACCAGCTGAAGAACCAGCTGTACTGACCGGTGCCCCGAACCCGCAGAAGAGCCAGAGAGAGGCCTTAGTCTCCTGCTTGGCCACAGAGCCGCT
Encoded here:
- the MLX gene encoding max-like protein X isoform X1 — its product is MTEPGASPDDPWVKASPAGAHAGEGRAGRARARGGAGRRGDSLQSPKVPPPSGPRGCREDSSHPARAKVEYAYSDNSLDPGLFVESTRKGSVVSRANSIGSTSASSVPNTDDEDSDYHQESYKESYKDRRRRAHTQAEQKRRDAIKRGYDDLQTIVPTCQQQDFSIGSQKLSKAIVLQKTIDYIQFLHKEKKKQEEEVSMLRKDVTALKIMKVNYEQIVKAHQDNPHEGEDQVSDQVKFNVFQGIMDSLFQSFNASISVASFQELSACVFSWIEEHCKPQTLREIVIGVLHQLKNQLY
- the MLX gene encoding max-like protein X isoform X2 — its product is MTEPGASPDDPWVKVEYAYSDNSLDPGLFVESTRKGSVVSRANSIGSTSASSVPNTDDEDSDYHQESYKESYKDRRRRAHTQAEQKRRDAIKRGYDDLQTIVPTCQQQDFSIGSQKLSKAIVLQKTIDYIQFLHKEKKKQEEEVSMLRKDVTALKIMKVNYEQIVKAHQDNPHEGEDQVSDQVKFNVFQGIMDSLFQSFNASISVASFQELSACVFSWIEEHCKPQTLREIVIGVLHQLKNQLY
- the MLX gene encoding max-like protein X isoform X3, which codes for MTEPGASPDDPWVKVEYAYSDNSLDPDDEDSDYHQESYKESYKDRRRRAHTQAEQKRRDAIKRGYDDLQTIVPTCQQQDFSIGSQKLSKAIVLQKTIDYIQFLHKEKKKQEEEVSMLRKDVTALKIMKVNYEQIVKAHQDNPHEGEDQVSDQVKFNVFQGIMDSLFQSFNASISVASFQELSACVFSWIEEHCKPQTLREIVIGVLHQLKNQLY
- the COASY gene encoding bifunctional coenzyme A synthase encodes the protein MAVFRSGLLVLTTPLASLAPRLAPILTSAARLVNHTLYVHLQPGMSLGAPAQPQSSLVPATFEVLDFITHLYAGADVHRHLDVRVLLTNIGAKSAFLPPLSGSVQNLAHPPEVVLTDFQTLDGSQYNPVKQQLERYATSCYSCCPQLASVLLYPDYGPGELPVESLDVPLPSTIRPASPVARSPKQPVRGYHRGAVGGTFDRLHNAHKVLLSVACILAQEQLVVGVADKDLLKSKLLPELLQPYAERVEHLSEFLVDIKPSLTFDIIPLLDPYGPAGSDPSLEFLVVSEETYRGGMAVNRFRLENDLEELALYQIQLLKDQSHKENEEDKVSSSSFRHRMLGNLLRPPYKRPELPKQLYVIGLTGISGSGKSSVAQRLKGLGAFVIDSDQLGHRAYAPGGPAYQPVVEAFGTDILHKDGIINRKVLGSRVFGNKKQLKMLTDIMWPVIAKLARAEMEQAVAEGKHVCVIDAAMLLEAGWQDMVHEVWTVVIPETEAIRRIVERDGLSEAAAQSRLQSQMSGQQLVDRSHVVLSTLWEPHVTQRQVEKAWALLQKRIPQTL